One part of the Microbulbifer sp. THAF38 genome encodes these proteins:
- the ccmE gene encoding cytochrome c maturation protein CcmE → MHPVRKQRLILVLVLVALSSAAVGFVTYAMRENMDYFYAPSAFAAGEVPFEKRIRAGGCVVPGSVQRTEDSLDVQFVITDGEAELAVVFDKILPDLFAEGEAAVISGQLMPSGVLRADQVLAKHDENYTPPEVAESMVSHEGCTDGAKI, encoded by the coding sequence ATGCATCCCGTACGCAAGCAACGTCTGATCCTGGTACTTGTTCTGGTCGCTCTGTCCAGTGCCGCAGTGGGTTTTGTCACCTATGCGATGCGAGAAAATATGGATTATTTCTATGCTCCCAGCGCCTTTGCCGCTGGAGAAGTGCCGTTTGAGAAACGCATTCGCGCCGGTGGTTGTGTCGTGCCGGGTAGTGTACAGCGCACGGAAGACAGCCTGGATGTACAGTTTGTTATTACCGATGGTGAGGCAGAGCTGGCGGTGGTGTTCGATAAAATACTGCCGGACCTGTTTGCTGAAGGTGAGGCCGCGGTGATTAGCGGGCAGCTGATGCCCAGTGGTGTCTTGCGTGCCGATCAGGTGTTGGCCAAGCACGATGAAAACTACACGCCTCCTGAAGTTGCGGAAAGCATGGTTTCCCACGAAGGCTGCACCGATGGAGCGAAAATATGA
- a CDS encoding heme ABC transporter permease, translating into MAWQWFHRLGSPRWFYQKTSGWLPWLALASVVLLVTGSVWGLGFAPEDAKQGNSYRIIFIHVPAAFLALAGYYIMAISGAIGLIWKMKLSFAVMRAAAPIGAVLTFISLFTGAVWGKPTWGTYWVWDARITSMLILLFLYIGVMALSQAVSREQVADKASALLALVGTVNIPIIYKSVDWWFTLHQPATIRLTESSSIDPSMFYPLLVMIAGFYCTYAWTLLTHTRALILRRDMKTQWVQQELVGEK; encoded by the coding sequence TTGGCTTGGCAATGGTTTCACCGTTTGGGGTCACCCCGTTGGTTCTATCAAAAAACCAGTGGTTGGTTACCCTGGCTGGCACTGGCCAGCGTTGTTTTGCTGGTGACGGGGTCGGTATGGGGCCTGGGGTTTGCGCCCGAGGATGCCAAGCAGGGCAATAGTTACCGCATCATCTTTATCCATGTGCCGGCGGCCTTTTTGGCGCTGGCTGGCTACTACATTATGGCGATCAGCGGCGCCATAGGCCTTATCTGGAAGATGAAGCTCTCCTTCGCGGTGATGCGCGCAGCAGCTCCAATCGGCGCGGTACTTACCTTTATATCCCTCTTTACTGGCGCGGTCTGGGGCAAGCCCACTTGGGGTACCTACTGGGTTTGGGATGCCAGGATTACCTCAATGCTGATCCTGCTGTTTTTATATATCGGTGTGATGGCCTTGTCGCAGGCGGTCAGTCGCGAGCAGGTGGCCGATAAGGCCAGCGCGCTCTTGGCCCTGGTGGGCACGGTGAATATTCCGATTATCTACAAGTCGGTGGATTGGTGGTTTACCTTGCATCAGCCGGCGACTATCCGCCTGACGGAATCCAGTAGTATTGATCCCAGTATGTTCTACCCGCTGCTGGTAATGATTGCCGGTTTTTATTGTACCTATGCCTGGACCCTGCTTACGCATACTCGCGCCTTGATACTACGCCGCGATATGAAAACCCAATGGGTGCAGCAGGAATTAGTTGGGGAGAAGTAA
- the ccmB gene encoding heme exporter protein CcmB, which yields MSLTDVQSPVVGARATPGFAALFKIEMLLALRKRADIANPLLFFVTVLALLPLGVGPEPELLAKMAPGMIWVMALLATMLSQESLFRGDFEDGTLEQLALLPQPLYFAVLAKSLVHWIATGLPLALLSPLLALMLNLPTEGYLCLFVSLFLGTASLSLIGAIGAALTVALRRPGLLLALIVMPLYVPVLIFGTGAVQAAIDGYAYSAQLAILAALLAAAAALAPLAAAGAIRISLDN from the coding sequence ATGTCTTTAACTGATGTCCAATCACCAGTTGTTGGAGCCCGCGCAACCCCTGGTTTCGCGGCGCTCTTTAAAATTGAAATGCTCCTCGCACTGCGCAAGCGAGCAGATATTGCCAACCCACTATTATTTTTTGTAACGGTCCTCGCTCTTTTGCCTTTAGGTGTGGGACCAGAGCCCGAACTGTTAGCGAAAATGGCGCCAGGCATGATTTGGGTAATGGCGCTGCTAGCCACCATGCTCTCCCAGGAGAGCTTGTTCCGCGGGGATTTTGAAGATGGCACTTTGGAGCAGTTGGCACTGTTGCCCCAGCCCCTGTATTTCGCCGTATTGGCTAAATCCCTGGTGCACTGGATTGCAACTGGCTTACCGCTGGCACTGTTATCGCCGCTACTGGCGTTGATGCTGAATTTGCCCACTGAGGGCTATCTGTGCCTATTTGTGTCGCTATTTCTGGGGACTGCGAGCCTCAGTTTGATCGGCGCCATCGGTGCGGCGCTCACTGTGGCCCTGCGTCGCCCGGGGCTGTTGCTGGCGCTAATTGTTATGCCACTGTATGTGCCCGTGCTAATCTTCGGCACCGGCGCGGTGCAGGCGGCAATTGATGGCTATGCCTATAGTGCGCAGCTGGCGATTCTGGCTGCTCTGCTGGCCGCTGCGGCAGCCCTGGCACCACTGGCTGCTGCGGGGGCAATACGTATCAGCCTGGATAATTGA
- the hdeA gene encoding acid-activated periplasmic chaperone HdeA translates to MKSTHYILPLVIASLAASAALADKHPKKPAKDWTCADFLAIDDEFKPKAVYWAAAYSKRGKEEGDMLDIDGTEKVTPMIITACTKAPKESFWTKFKDEWHKMGRHHGKDKSDKMMNMQGGSGTNNTGTSPSGTTNPGTAPSGTNDGSDNNNMQKQQQNQ, encoded by the coding sequence GTGAAAAGCACGCATTACATCCTTCCTTTGGTAATTGCCAGTCTTGCTGCTTCTGCTGCCTTGGCGGATAAACACCCCAAGAAGCCGGCAAAGGACTGGACCTGTGCAGATTTCCTGGCCATCGACGACGAGTTCAAGCCAAAAGCGGTGTACTGGGCTGCGGCTTATTCAAAGCGCGGTAAGGAAGAAGGGGATATGTTGGATATCGATGGCACTGAAAAGGTGACGCCGATGATTATTACGGCTTGCACCAAAGCGCCCAAAGAGTCCTTCTGGACCAAATTTAAGGATGAGTGGCACAAAATGGGGCGTCATCACGGCAAGGACAAGTCCGATAAGATGATGAATATGCAGGGGGGTAGTGGTACTAATAATACAGGTACCAGCCCGAGCGGTACGACTAATCCAGGCACAGCCCCTAGTGGTACTAATGACGGCAGCGACAACAATAATATGCAGAAGCAACAACAGAACCAGTAG
- the ccmA gene encoding cytochrome c biogenesis heme-transporting ATPase CcmA: MTTKSPVVLQVRDLACERDGRRLFEGLDFSLNAGGAIQVKGSNGAGKTTLLRTLIGSTSDFSGEILWRDNPFPKGLRAMRESLVYIGHRGGVRGGLTPLENLAWYGATEASAMEALDKVDLFGFEGSLCSSLSAGQNRRVALARLFLPQSPCLWILDEPLTALDVTGVAALEKQMANHLESGGSLLLTSHQPLNLPGLNFVDLSDFLVEESFSDMGGEHVFN, translated from the coding sequence GTGACTACCAAGTCCCCAGTTGTATTGCAAGTGCGCGACCTCGCCTGTGAGCGGGATGGCCGACGCTTGTTTGAGGGCCTTGATTTCTCACTGAATGCCGGCGGGGCAATCCAGGTTAAAGGAAGCAATGGTGCGGGCAAGACCACACTGCTGCGCACTTTGATTGGCAGTACCAGTGACTTCAGTGGAGAGATCCTCTGGCGCGATAATCCCTTTCCTAAAGGTTTACGCGCTATGCGTGAATCCCTGGTGTATATCGGTCATCGCGGCGGGGTACGGGGGGGGCTTACCCCTCTAGAGAACCTCGCCTGGTATGGGGCTACAGAGGCCTCGGCGATGGAGGCCCTGGATAAGGTAGATCTTTTCGGTTTCGAAGGGTCTCTGTGCAGCAGCTTATCGGCGGGCCAGAACCGTCGTGTGGCCCTGGCGCGACTATTTCTTCCCCAGTCGCCCTGTTTGTGGATTCTCGATGAGCCCCTGACCGCTTTGGATGTCACCGGTGTTGCGGCACTGGAAAAACAAATGGCCAACCACCTCGAGAGCGGTGGATCTCTCCTTCTAACCTCCCACCAGCCTTTGAATCTGCCAGGGCTGAATTTCGTCGACCTGTCTGACTTTTTGGTCGAGGAATCTTTTAGCGATATGGGGGGAGAGCATGTCTTTAACTGA
- a CDS encoding PA3496 family putative envelope integrity protein: protein MGVNVNEKHMVFDNVDIPQIATEVLRQATSQPPRDARRMVEDKLEERRLSRELMDYDFDA, encoded by the coding sequence ATGGGCGTTAACGTAAACGAAAAGCACATGGTTTTTGATAATGTGGATATTCCACAAATTGCAACAGAAGTACTAAGGCAAGCCACATCCCAGCCACCTCGCGATGCGCGTCGCATGGTGGAGGATAAACTGGAGGAAAGACGCTTAAGTCGCGAATTAATGGATTACGACTTTGATGCCTAA
- the ccmD gene encoding heme exporter protein CcmD — MQFQFANFAEFLAMDGHGIYVWVSYAVTFAALASLALYPRLARRRLQRELHNQQRIEQRRRRARAQQADMEEPA, encoded by the coding sequence GTGCAGTTTCAATTCGCCAACTTTGCAGAATTTTTAGCGATGGATGGCCACGGTATTTATGTGTGGGTTTCCTACGCTGTCACTTTTGCCGCCCTGGCCTCCCTGGCTCTCTACCCGCGTTTGGCACGACGTCGCCTGCAGCGGGAACTACACAACCAACAGCGTATTGAGCAGCGCCGCCGTAGGGCCAGAGCGCAACAAGCGGATATGGAAGAGCCTGCATAG
- a CDS encoding 2OG-Fe(II) oxygenase — translation MTSLAVDARRWLDASAISGEDTLINRQPFPFFVARDVLTTEMMPSFLKDFPHLKGAGYLPYEKHECGDSINTLIEEFTHPEFADAIGENLGIEKLSQYPTYVSISRSLKKRHGRIHTDGKSKIATALLYLNPEWTLDGNGCLRFLRRIDDFEDTVAPEIPPSYGTLAAFKRADNSFHGHLPYEGQRLVIQVAWLVSAADKERKAKRGKFSYKLKQLMGWLGGKQKEDKEDTITQM, via the coding sequence ATGACTAGCCTTGCTGTGGACGCCCGTCGTTGGCTCGATGCCAGCGCCATAAGCGGTGAAGATACCCTGATCAATCGCCAACCTTTCCCATTTTTTGTTGCCCGCGACGTTTTAACCACAGAGATGATGCCCTCATTTCTGAAGGACTTCCCCCACCTCAAAGGAGCCGGCTACCTACCCTATGAAAAGCACGAGTGTGGCGATTCCATCAACACTCTGATCGAAGAATTCACCCATCCAGAATTCGCCGATGCCATTGGGGAGAACCTGGGCATAGAAAAACTCTCCCAATACCCAACTTATGTCTCCATCAGCCGCTCCTTGAAAAAACGTCACGGCAGAATTCATACCGATGGAAAATCGAAAATAGCCACTGCCCTGCTCTACCTCAATCCAGAGTGGACGCTTGATGGCAACGGCTGCCTACGCTTTCTAAGGCGCATCGATGACTTTGAGGATACCGTCGCACCAGAAATCCCCCCATCTTATGGAACACTCGCCGCCTTTAAGCGCGCGGACAACTCCTTCCACGGCCACCTCCCCTATGAAGGCCAGCGTCTGGTTATCCAGGTTGCCTGGCTGGTGAGCGCTGCCGACAAGGAGCGTAAGGCTAAACGAGGAAAGTTCTCTTACAAACTCAAGCAATTAATGGGCTGGCTTGGCGGTAAGCAGAAAGAAGATAAGGAAGATACCATTACCCAAATGTGA